In Salvia miltiorrhiza cultivar Shanhuang (shh) chromosome 4, IMPLAD_Smil_shh, whole genome shotgun sequence, the DNA window CCAGAGGGTTTTGTAGGGGATTCGACGATGGCGAATAATTTTGAGATTGGTTTCGAATTTAACGTAACAGTGAAGAGAGATGAGATGGGGTGAAGGTTTCTAACTCAGgctataattttgaattttttgagTTTATTAAGTATTTTTCGGATAAAAATTGAAAGGTATGCCTTCATTTCTTATGGAGTACTATAAATCTTGGTGCAATTGGTTGAGGATGGTTTTTGAAAGGAGGTCAAGAGTTTGAACTTTGaaccttataagttataacttgcattttaattttttcattcttAAAAATTGacaaaactttttttgttttatcttagaaaaaaattgcattaaaaaaaaataaaacaaaacaaaattttgACAGTTTTTGTGCAATTTCTTGACGctttaaaacttgtgtcaagaataatatactccctccgtccgtgaattaaagccccatttactgttgggcacggagactaagaaagctgaaaaaggtgttgtagGTAAAAGATAAGGGTAGTTGTTTACTTTTTGCTAATCTTTACTTAAGAGAATGCTTTTACTTTATTGACTTTAAGCTTtccatttaattttatgtttcaatttaagtcttaattttatgtttcattgattaattaatttaataggcAGAATTcgaaatttaataattttatgtttcattgattaattaatttaataggcAGAATTCGAAATTTAATAGGCAAATGTTTCATTGATTAATTAAAGAAAGAAGGCAGAATTCGAAATATGTGTGATCAAAGTCACTCAATCTCATTTCATAGAATTCATCTTCCACCCCCAAATCGTGTCTGCCCCAAATCCACTATCCTTCCGCCTTCTCCATCCCCAAATCGTGTCTTCGGCGATCTCCGACATCGACACCACCGGCGCACGGCGATATTCATCGGTCCTCCCCTCCCTCGCCGTATCCTCCGACTCCCAGGCCTCTCATTCCTCGCGCTCGCGCCTCTGACAGAGCTAGGGCAGAAAAACTCCAACGCGCGGCGATATCGATCGACCCTCCCCTCCTCGCCGTTTCCTCCGACTTCTCAGCCCTTCCCTCGCTCGCCGACGCCATCACTACAGTCCAACaggtcttttttttttgtgaaaatcaCCTTTCGATTTTTGGGAAAATCTCCAGTTCTCGACAAATTCCCAAATCAAAGAAGAGCCATAAGGATATTCGCAAATCCAGTGCCCTAAGCCGCTTCTGCATCAAACGTCGTCAGGATGTTGCGCACCACCGCCGCGCGGGAGTCGCTCGCACCACCGGTCACGGCCAGGGCTGGTCCGCGCCGCCACGCCATCGCCGCGTCCGGGGTCACGACATGCGAGATCtgctccgattcagagagagggagacgaaCCGCTTCAGTATCCGGCAGCAACCACGGCGCCGCTTCAGTTACCGACGTCGTTttctccgattcagagataggAAGGTGCGGCGGCTCGGTTTCATCCAGCAACCACGGCGAAATGAATTGGAATTCTCTAGAATTCCATTTGAGAGAGAAAGACTAAATTAATAGACATAAATTTATTTTGCATTAATTAAGGATGAATACTTAAATCTATAATTAAGTAGGTTAAAAAATGAGGTGGGATAATtaatggcaaagggtagtaatttaaagtaaagagggagggtaaaagggtacaaaaaggcaaatggggctttaattcgcaGACAAATATTTAGaggcaaatggggctttaattcgcggacggagggagtaactaacAATAGTTGTTGGCAAaacttttttttagttttttcttccaaaaaaattgcaactaaaagaaataaatttataagtttttgTGCAATTTCTTGACGCTTTAAAACATATGTCAAGAATAATATACTTAACTAATGACATACATGACAGTATGCATAAGTGTCGTgtatagaaattaaattaatgcACATATATAATGTTTGcttcaaataaaattaacgtTTTATACTAAATGTCAAGAATATTACAATTTATGACAGTTTGTTTAACCACATACACGacaatttgaataaatatcaTGTATAACATTTAAATCAATGCACATATTTATAGTGAATGTCATGTATACTATGAATAAACAACACTCATACATGACGCTTTTTCTAAAAGTGTCAGCACAACGTCATGTATTCTATACATGACACTGCATACATGACGTTTTATTTTTAGAACATCATGTATATCAAAAAAGGCGCTCATGCAGTGTCATGTATGctcatttttcttgtagtgaattaattaaaagagAAATTAATCATCCTCGTTAGTTCACTTTTTTATTGAAACTTCTGCAACACCACATCAATGTTCATACACACGCCGTCTCGTTTGGGAATGGAGGTCTTGAATAGCGAGGATGATAGAGGGAATATCGTCTTGTACATTGCAACATCTAAAaagttttaggttttttttcaatattctaCTCTTATCTGATTGTTGACGCCCTCTTTCTCTCACATTGACTTGGTAGTTGGTAATTAGATCATGTTACTGATATAATTATGTTTGGCTAACCTCTTATCTTATGAAGCCTTTTAAGGGGATGATGCCACAATTCTAATATGGTAGGTCGATGTGAATTTGTTTGTCATGTGTAATAGTCGAATAATTTTTGAACCATTTTcatgttgtcaatatgtaagaATAACCCGTGTTCGATCAAATTCTTGAACTAAACTACTTGTAACACCATCATGTTATGAAAGAGAAAACCTAAAATATACCCCCCGCctttttacaaaatatataaattagctTTTTTACTTTTATGTCAAGCATTAGTGTATTTTGTACTGAAGCTCGACTCGAAATCGACAAATATCAAGCATTAGTGCATTTTCTAAGAATGTTCGACTATTAATGTTCAATTGCTCGACTCCCAATGattgagcatgtcgagcattggTGTATTTATCATTAATGTTCGACTAGCTGGTAGAAGTCGAGCATGTCGATCGTTAATGTATTGACCATAAATACACGAATGCTCGATATACTCGACTCGCAATGGTCGAACATTAGTGGATaatgcactaatgctcgactTGGATTGGTCGAGTATATCGAGCAAAGTTCACAATTTCAACAAAATTTGCAGTTTAAGTAGTTTTTAAGTTCAAAATGGATagtttttgttgttttcttttatagtgagtatttgtttttttgttatcttttttttttacttgggggagttggggaggggaagTTGTGGGGTTTGAAttcgggacctcactgttcacacacaggaggtcgcactgCTTGGTGTTCCCTtgagaacttttttttttgtctttgagAATGGGTAAAAGCAACCATTAATCCAAAATTTTAAATGCATACGTCTTTTGTTAAGAATGATTAAGGTGTataaatacaaattaaatacGAAGTGCTGTATTATGCATTATACAAATCTTTGGAATTTGTATACCATCCTCTCAAATGGATCCATAGATttcgtttatttatttttcttttttcacacgAGGGTGTACGTGTtctttttaatgaaaaacaATGGAAATTAAACTTATCTTTTCACTAATTTTTCAGTATTTCACATGTTCAGGGCAAACAATGGAGtatattttgatgaattattgatgtgataatattttttcatatttttccatTCAAAATAACAtgagatttaaaaataaaaccaCTTATAAAATGTGATagtatttttcttcttttttttaccCTAAACTTGCACCTATAGAGAAGGCAGACTGAGTGTGACCTTAGGTATATAGATTagctatttttctatttttattgtttCGTTTATAGGATATTTTAAACTTGTCTATGTAGATAGATaatctatttttctatttttattgtttCGTGATATTTTTAATTTGGTCCGGGACACCGGCACTGTTAAGAGTACTTGAGAAATTAAATTTCGCTCTTCctctttatatattttattattttattgtttaattaatttttatagaaCTCATTGgtgtaatattaaatttaaatgtatgTACACTGTGTGGAGATTATAATGTATATATCTAAAATAATGTATATTTTTAGCCAAACCTTCTTGTAGGCTTGCAGCTTGAAaacattttgaatttattatagACTTGACTCGGTGGCcaactatatataatattaaaataaaaaaattaaaaagccGCGCCACAAGGGTGGCCaactatatatgaaaataaaaataatttgcaCCAATTCATTCTATGAAATTagtcctttattttattttgggatgtcccaaaaagataatctattttttaattaatgttatataaaaatattattttattaaattaatcttatttaatatttcaCTTAAATGTGTAAATGATGtgtaaacataataaataagggtataaaaaataaaaacacaatttatgagtTGATTAATAAAGAagattaaatgcattttcttaatatatgtGAAAAGTGAGGAACCCAAAcactctcctttgtgagaggtcttgggtacAATTCCGTCTGCGTGCGGTAATATTTTCCCACTTTAGATGATGTTGTCATCTCGTCTGCGTGCAGTGTTGTATTGTTTGATGTTGAGGTCTCACACGAAGATGCGTGCGGTGATGTTCTCCCACCGTTTGGGTGGTGGTGAGGTCCCGTCTGCGTGCGGGTTGCATAACTGATTATATTCATTATTCACATgcatacctcttgtaatttcaaaaaaaaaaaaaaatgtgtgttTAAAAGTACTGAAAGGGGGCTAAATTggtgggacgaagagagtatttaaTTTTGATAATATCACTTACACACTTATAACGAATAaataaccattttcagccattcgatcatcaataTCTACAgtagatgcatcatcttgttggatgaatgtagATTCTGGATTTGAATCTTGAagggaacaattttttttatttttttgagtgcattaattttaaaagcgaatgcattaatttttacagtgaatgcattagatctgatggttctcacgttctcacaaataatgtagttctctctagaaccacaccctatatatatataggaaatagTTCAAATAAGATCCTTCATATCTGATGAGATCTTTGATTGatttgtaggtgttgatttaattttgtgaaaagaaaaaagtagATTGATATGTTGTACCGATCGAGCTAATTAAATTAACACAATAAGGCAACCATCGTCACTCAAAGAAAACACGCGTATAACGATTGAAATTTTTGGTTGTTAATTTAACGACCCTTACGACCGATTTACGATCATTTCacgattgattttttttaacttttattaaattttttaacgaccgaaattttggTCGTTaacttttattattaattacttttttaaattttttaataatcgaattttcggtcgttatttttttaattttttaattttttaattatttttttattttttatttaattttaagaccAAATTTtccggtcgttaatattattattattatttttgtaacgACCGAGTTTTTTgtcgttaatatatatatatatatatatatatatttaacgaTCAAAAAATTgcttttagtatttttttattttttttattttttattatatatataaatatttaattattttctactttattcttatttttaaattattgagaatatttttaaattgattattatttttcataatactttcttttattaaaaaaatttacgataatattaatttattattattattttaaattcgatggTATATTTACCGTCACTCTTTCGCCataccacaagtcttagatatcatctcgacatattctaaggttatgaattaatgatattgtatattgaaataaagTTTAAATTAATGATTTAATAGGTGTTAGTTATATtaataatacgcgtgttctgtaCTGTTGACTAtgcgaaaggaacttcaaggttaattGTGTTTGACCTAGAGTACTACTAAGATGGGTGATCCACTGGAAAATTCGTCAAAtcgtatgcaattaaggtcaaaatatattagaaatactaaaatacttgtgggatacaaagactaatatatatatatatatatatatatatatatatatattaaaaatacttGTGACATGTTATATGATCTAATCTTGGCATTagatctaatatatatatatatatatatatatatatatatatatatatatatatattgaaaaaaatattattattttttcaaaaattcggtcgttaaaaataaaaatatgaatttaattttaattcggtcgaaataataataataataataataataataatattatataaaaaatatgaatttaattttagaattatgaatcctataattaacattaataaTGTACGTTGTTGttactaaaaaaattgaatagagaaattttttatgcatattaaattataatttaattcttttatatattgattaattatatatatttaatgataCAAATTCATAAtcctaataattatttttggtattttcaAACATAGGAAAAAGATTCTATTATGATTCATTTTACATGGAATCATTTTCCTAGGAATAACAGTCTCAATTAACATTACTTTCCTGCCAAACAAACATgtcatttatttattcttacttttcacccTTTCATCATTCGCAATACTAATTATAGCacattttcactattttcaatactaattataacatgtTTTCTCCATTACCAATAATACACTtaacaattttttcttaaattttgtgcTATCCCCTACTAGGAAGTTATTttggggatggagggagtataagattaTGGTTGAATTTTTATAATCTTAAATAAAAAACGAGTCATTGACTGACAGATTTGTTGTGCTAACCCGATGAACTTACCCATTATTGATATACTGTTGGTAAAGTAATATTTCAttcgttcacaaaaaataattttagtaagggacaacacgaattttaatattgtgagtggagaaaatatCTCACTTAAaaaattgtattgtgagtggagaatatgACTCAGTATGTGATAGatagttttcaaaaataaaaagagaataatttttatggacatttcaaaatagtaaaaaataaattattttttgtgtaccaaaaaaatatttaattttcataatatcacTTATACACTTATAAcgaacaatatatatatatatatatatatatatatatatatatatatatatatatatatataaatttcacATGCACGAATATTTTACTAAAAGCTTAAATTTGTGAAAAGAaaaatgtatattgatatgcTGTACCGATCGAGCTAAATTAACCATCGTTCATCGATTAAAATAATTTGTGTTaaataaagagagaaaaaaaaaggataaagAATTGCAGTGCCCGACTTTTCTAGAATGGTGTATTCGAATCATCTAATTAGTTCTATCCTAGTCATTTTTAATATCTATTTAATTTCatcctagtcatttaatttctattAACAAGATTTAATGAGCCGAATACTAGCCCAGTTCATTTATTTGTCAAACATAACTTATTAGTTAGGGACTTGATTTAATTGTTTATCAACCTATAAATTAGAGGAGAAAGGCATGCAACGGTACAAACGCAACAAACCAGAAAATGGAAGGTTTTATTGTTTTGTCCCTGGCTTTTCTAGCAGCATCATGTGCTGCATTTGCATTCTCACGGTGGTCGGATTCTCCGCGGCGGCGAGGGAAGTTCCCTCCGGGGCCGCCTCGGCTGCCCATCCTCGGCAACATCCTCCAACTCGGCCCAAACCCCCACAAGTCCCTCGCCCACCTCGCCCAAACCTACGGCCCCCTCATGTCCCTCAACCTCGGGAATCAATTCGCCGTGGTCGCTTCGTCGCCGGAGATGGCCAAGGAAATACTGCAAAAGCAAGGCCTCGTTTTCTCGACGCCCTTCACTCCCAACGCGGTGTGCGTGCTCGGCCACGGCGAGGTCTCGATGAACATGCTGCCCGCCACCTCCAACGTATGGAAAAAGCTTCGTCGAATAGCAGCAGAGAAACTCTTCTCTAACCCAGCTCTCGTAGCCACTCAGGATATCCGGCGAGAGAGGCTGCGGAAGCTCACCGACTACGTCACCGAGTGCAGCCGCGACGGCCGCGCCATGAACGTCGGAGAAGCCACCTTCACCACCATGACCAACCTCATGTTCGCCACGCTTTTCTCGATGGAGCTCGCCGAAATCCAGAAATTCAGGGAGCATGTCAACGCCATGACCAGGTACATGGGCGTGCCCAACGTTGCAGATTTCTTCCCCATCTTGGCTCCTTTGGATCCGCAAGGAATGAGACGAAAGCTCACTCGTCACTTCGGGAGTCTGCTGGAGTTAGTCCAGAGCCTCATCCACCAGCGACTGCAAGCGCGAAAGGCATCCAATTACCTAAAAAGGAATGATTTTCTCGAAACCCTACTAGACCTCTCTCAAGGAAATGAGTATGATTTGAGCGTTAAAGAAATTGAGCATATGTTTGTGGTGAGGATATACTTAATTCATTATACTCCTCTTTAGGAATTACTACTTTTTACTAATTCAATCACTATATGCGTTAGGACATAATCATCGCAGGATCAGACACAAGCGCAGCCACGGCGGAATGGGCAATGGTGGAATTACTACTCCACCCCGACAAACTGGGGAAGCTGAAAGCAGAGCTGAAGAGTGTGGTCGGAGAGAAAAGCATCGTGGAAGAATCCGACATCGCGAGGCTCCCATACTTGGAAGCCGCCATCAAAGAAGTGTTCCGGCTTCACCCCGCCGCGCCTCTACTAGCTCCCCACGTGGCGGCGGAGGAAGCGCGAGTGAATGAATACATAATCCCCAAAGATGCAAAAGTATTCGTCAACGTTTGGGCGATTACGAGAGATCCCAGCATATGGAAGAATGCCGAGAGCTTTGAGCCTGAGCGATTTCTGCATAGCGACATAGATTTCAAGGGCCAGCATTTCGAGCTGATTCCGTTCAGTTCGGGGCGAAGGATTTGCCCCGGCATGCCGCTGGCTAGCCGCATGCTGCAATGCATGGTGGCGACTCTGTGTCATAATTTCGATTGGGAGCTTGAAAAAGGGGCTGAATCCAAACAACTCCAAAGAGAAGATGTGTTTGGGCTAGCACTGCAGAAGAAAATTCCCCTTAGGGCTATTCCCATCAAGGTTTAATGGCGAGTATATCATCATATGATCATGTGTTTGGAcacaatattaataatatatatttttaaatatctaTAATAATATAAGTGTATAACATATTCGAAATTAATTGTTGAGGAGTTGATTGTTTGTTGGCTCCATCAATCTATTGTTAGCACTGCGTATTAGTGTATAACCGAAATAGTTACTGTTTCATTAAGTTTGTTAAGAAGAGTTAGTTAGTTTATGTTAAATAACGATGTAATTTCCACGTGTGCATGGAGGTCTTATAATAAGCAATTAAGTTTTGCTCAGGGACTGATTTGCAAGAGGCATGAAGAGTTGGTTAAAACTAACTCTGGAAACGCATGCTGCTGGGGGAGTTCTTCTTCAGTGCTCATTTTTCTATATAAACAGAAATCTTTAGTTTTGTATAGGATTGATGTGAGTCTGATTATACATTAGAGAGAAGAGTTCATTGTGAGAGGAAAGATTTGGAGAGTTAATCTTGTGGTGTTCATCTTTGTGGTGTATGGTGTAAAAGCTGATCGGTGTGATTCAATCTAATAAAATTGTGACTCTGCCgtgcagtggcggatccaggggggctagggggggcttcagccccctcccaatttttgagtttttttttttttttaattatagatatatatatttattattttgttttatatctatatatatgtgtatataaataaaaaaatacaaagaaaaaatatagtaatacattatttatagtatccaagtatccaactatccatattaattgctcaacacattgagttgttacatttatagtattatttttatcattttttctttcttagttaatttttaatgttaaatttgagtcaattctaaaggtaaaagtaaaattactaattactaacaatgaaaattagtttatttgtttagaagatgaaacaattttttttttaggaaaaatgaataaaagtacgtttttatatgctttcaatctacttgatgttgaattaattcaattgcgaacaattatcttattatattaagtgattgttgaaaaaatgtatgaaatgaagtgtacggaatgctcaaaaaaatttgcttcgggggctcccgcccccgaacccccgtgtaaatATTTTCAAGCACTGTAGTCCAATAGATTCAGCCCCCCCTAACATTGAATCCTGGATCCGTCCCTGctgccgtggacgtaggcattcTTGCCGAACCACGTACATTTTGTGTCTCTAGCTTGATAGGGTTTTGTTTTCTCGTTTGGTGCGTCGTTGCTTGAGCCAAGATTGGCATCTGTTCTCAACAGTTTAGCTCTT includes these proteins:
- the LOC131020581 gene encoding 11-hydroxysugiol 20-monooxygenase-like — translated: MEGFIVLSLAFLAASCAAFAFSRWSDSPRRRGKFPPGPPRLPILGNILQLGPNPHKSLAHLAQTYGPLMSLNLGNQFAVVASSPEMAKEILQKQGLVFSTPFTPNAVCVLGHGEVSMNMLPATSNVWKKLRRIAAEKLFSNPALVATQDIRRERLRKLTDYVTECSRDGRAMNVGEATFTTMTNLMFATLFSMELAEIQKFREHVNAMTRYMGVPNVADFFPILAPLDPQGMRRKLTRHFGSLLELVQSLIHQRLQARKASNYLKRNDFLETLLDLSQGNEYDLSVKEIEHMFVDIIIAGSDTSAATAEWAMVELLLHPDKLGKLKAELKSVVGEKSIVEESDIARLPYLEAAIKEVFRLHPAAPLLAPHVAAEEARVNEYIIPKDAKVFVNVWAITRDPSIWKNAESFEPERFLHSDIDFKGQHFELIPFSSGRRICPGMPLASRMLQCMVATLCHNFDWELEKGAESKQLQREDVFGLALQKKIPLRAIPIKV